In the genome of Metabacillus litoralis, the window TCATCGTTTTTGACAAAAATGAGGAAGTTTATGCATTTCTGCATTTTGCTTGGGACAATTCAACATTTGAAAAAGTGGGCATACAATGTCTACACCTATTAAGGTCACAGACGTTGGTGTGTATGAGATCATAATATAGATGAGGGAGATGAAGCTTTCATGTGCGGAATAACAGGTTGGGTAAATTTTAAAGGAAATATACGCACTGAGCAAGAAACGGTTAAGAAAATGGCAGAAACATTAGCAAAAAGAGGGCCAGATGACACGAACATTTGGGGAGAAGATCATGTACAATTTGGTCATAAACGACTAGTTGTCGTTGACCCTGCCGGTGGTATTCAACCAATGACGCGGACAAAAGAAGGAAACTCTTATACGATTTGCTATAACGGTGAGCTTTACAATACTGAGGATATTAGAAAAGAACTTCTTTCAAGAGGATACACATTTAAAGGGCATTCTGATACAGAGGTTTTGCTTCAATCCTATATTGAATGGGAAGAAGAATGTGTACATCGTTTAAACGGAATATTTGCTTTTGCGGTTTGGGATTCAAAGAAAGAAAAATTATTTATCGGTAGAGATCGCTTAGGAGTAAAACCTTTATTTTATAAAGAAGAGAACGGATCTATCTTATTTGCGTCAGAGCTGAAAGCAATTCTAGCTCATCCTTCTGTTTCGGCTAAACTTGATAAATCAGGTCTTTCTGAAATATTTGGTGTTGGACCTTCTAGAACTCCTGGTGTTGGAGTTTTTAAAGGAATTGATGAGCTGCGTCCAGCTCATGCCTTAGTTTATACAAAAAATGGCTTAAAGAAGTGGCGTTATTGGGATGTAGAAAGCAAACCACATGAAGATTCTGTTGAAGAAACAGCTGATAAGGTAAGATTTTTATTCACAGATGCTGTAAAACGTCAATTAGTATCAGATGTGCCATTATGTACGTTCCTTTCTGGCGGAGTTGACTCAAGTGCGATTACAGCTGTTGCTGCAGAACATTATAAAAAAGAAGGAAAAGGGCAACTTCATACTTATTCTATCGATTATGAAGATAATGAAAAATTCTTTAAAGCCAATGAGTTTCAACCAAACTCAGATGGTCCGTGGATAAAGAAAATGAGTGAGGCATTTAATACCAATCATCATCGCTGCGTAATTTCCCAACAGGAATTAGTCGATCATCTAATTGAAGCAACTTCTGTTCGTGACTTGCCTGGTATGGCAGATGTGGATTCATCCTTATTGTGGTTCTGTCGCGAAATTAAAAAAGACTTTGTTGTTGGATTGTCAGGTGAATGTGCAGATGAAATTTTTGGAGGGTATCCTTGGTTCCATCGCCCTGAGGATTTAGCAAATTCAGCATTTCCATGGATGCGTTCAACAGATGAGCGAGTGTCGTTATTAAAGCCTGAGTGGCAAGATAAATTAAATCTTAATGAATATGTTCAAGCTCGCTATCAAGAAACAGTTAACGAAACACCGCTGCTTGAAGGTGAATCAGAGGTTGAAGCGCAAAGACGTCAACTATTCTACTTAAATATGCATTGGTTCATGACAAATCTCTTAGATCGAAAAGATCGCATGAGTATGGGCGCCAGCTTAGAGGTTCGTGTTCCGTTTGCTGATCATCGTCTTGTTGAATATGTATGGAACATTCCTTGGGAAGTAAAAATGCATGGCGATCGCGAAAAAGGAATTTTACGAAAAGCGTTAGAGGGACTTCTTCCTAATGAGGTTCTTTACCGCAAGAAAAGTCCTTACCCGAAAACACATAATCCAGAGTATACAAGATTAGTAACAAACTGGTTGAAATCTTTAGTAAGCCAAAAAGATTCGATTTTACATGAGTTGTTAAATAAGCAAAAGCTTAATGATATTATCGAAACAGAGGGCAAAGCATTCCAGGTTCCTTGGTTCGGTCAATTAATGTCAGGTCCACAGCTCCTTGCTCATTTAGCACAAATTCATGTTTGGTTTGATAGCTATTCAATCGATATTGATGAAAGATAGAAGTGTTAGAGGAACTGTCCGGTAGGGGCAGTTCCTTTTTATTTACTTTAAAATGGCAGAGCATTTTATTCTGAGTTTCATATTTTAGTTATACATTGTTGAAAAAGGGAGCTCTCCTAAGCATTTACTTATTTTTTAGCTAGTTTAGTAGGAAGATACTGTATATAATGAAAAAATACAATGATGAACAGACGAGGTAGAAGTCAATGAACCAGGAATTGGTCATGTACATCCTGATTAGTGTTTTGGGTGGCTCAATAAGTATTTTTTTATGTGGTTATGGTTTAGTGAAAATAAAAGATGCTCCAGGTGGCAGATATTATGTTTTGGCAACATTTATGTGCGCTGTATTTGCGTTTGGCTATGCATTTGAGCTCGCGAGTACTACTTTGGAGCAAATGAAGATTTGGTTAAGAGTGGAATATTTGGCTTTGCCGTTTATTCCAGTATTTATTTTGCTTATGTGTTTTGACTATGTAGGAAAGAAGCTTAAGCAATGGGCTTACATTCTTTTATTTGGCATTCCGATTTTGACGATTACAATGCATTACACAAATGAATTTCATCATATTTATTACACATCTATGGATGTAAGAACAGATACTCCTTTTCCTGTACTACAACTTGAGGGTGGCCCCTGGTTCTATATTCACTCTATCTTTTTATACGTTTGTATTGTTATTAGTGTTGGGATACTTCTAATGCAGTTTCGGAAAGTAACACATAAATTTCGTTTGCAAACGAGCTTGATGATTGCTGGGTTATTAGTTCCTGTAATGGGAAGTGTTTTTTATATAACTGATACGAGTCCAAGTAATATTGATCTTGGACCAGTTTCAATGAGTATTACCTTTATTCTCCATGGTTTTGCATTGTTATCCTTCCAGATGTTTAACCTAGTACCAATTGCGAGAGAAACCGTGTTTGAAAGCATAGAAGAAGGGGTGATTGTCTTAAATCAACATGATGTGATTGTTGATTACAACTCAGCTATTGTTCCGGTTCTTCCATCGTTTGGTCCACATGCTATTGGAAAAGCTGTTAGAGATGTTCTGAACGATCACCCACTGCTTTTGGATCTCATTTTTGAAAAACAGGAAGGAGATTATCAGTTAAAAATTGGTGATGTAACGAACTATTTTTATATTAAGTTTTCTCCTGTCAAAACGAAGCAAAGTGCATTAATCGGGAAAATTATCACCTTAGTAAATGTAACAGAACGAGTAAATATGGAGAAAAAGTTAAAAGAGCTAGCAAGTATAGATGGATTAACAAAGATTTATAATCGAACCTATTTTCTGGATAAAGCAAGTGCTATGATAAAGGACTTGTCTGTGAGCGGTGGCTACCTATCTATTATTATGTTTGATATAGATCATTTTAAAATGATAAATGATCTATATGGACATGATGCTGGAGACCATGTTTTAATCGACGTCGCAGCATTAACAAAGGAGTATTTAAGGAATCAGGATTTGTTTGCACGCTACGGTGGGGAAGAGTTTATCATCTGCATGCCGGATACAACCGGCTTGGAAGCATATGAGTTAGTAGATAACTTACGAAAGAAAGTGTCGGAGTCTTTTACAACAGCTAGTAATAATAAGATTCATATAACATCTAGTTATGGAATATCAACTATTCTTTTAAATTCGGAGAAGGGAAATCTTACTATTCAAGAGCTCATGAGACAAGCTGACCAAGCTTTATATGCGGCAAAAAGGCACGGTAGAAATTGTGTGCAGGTGTATGAGATGGAAGGGCAGTATGTTTAATTGAAAACTATTTTCGAAATGCTCAGTGCTATTTTAGCCTGGGTATTTTTTGTTTGCTGATTGGATGAACGACAAACGGTTGGTGGGAAGAGCGGGTAGTGTCGTTCGTAAGGGGATGAACGACAAAAGGTTGGTGGAAAGAGCGGGCGGTGTCGTTCATAAGAGGGATGAACGACAAAAGGTTGGTGGAAAGATCGGACGGTGTCTTTCATAAGGGTGATGAACGACAAAAGGTTGGTGGAAAGAGCGGGCGGTGTCGTTCATAAGAGGGATGAATGACAAAAGGGTGATTGGAAACCTGCGCAAATGTCTTCATAAGGTGGATGAAGAACAAAATCAAGAAGGAAACCTGCGCAAATGGTCTTCATAAGGTGGATGAAGAACAAAATCAAGGAGGAAACCTGCGCAAATGGTCTTCATAAGGTGGATGAAGACCAAAATCCAGAAGGAAACCGTTCCAAATGGTCATCATAAGACGGATGGAGACCAAAATCAAGAAGGAAACCGTTCCAAATGGTCATCATATGACGGATGAAGACCAAAATCCAGACATAACCCTGCGCAAATGGTCATCATAAGACGGATGAAGACCAAAACCCAGAAGGAAACCGTTCCAAATGGTCATCATCAGGCGAATGAAGACCAAAACCCAGACGAAAACATGCCACAACATTCTTCATAAACCTGATAAACGACAAAGCATTACTTGAAAGTACTCAAAATGTCGTTCATGATCATCCAAATCCAAACAAGACAAAAAAAGCAGCCCAAATTGGACTGCCATTCCCATATTATTGACTTTCCTCATGAAACCGCAGCATGTTGAGAAAAGCGTTTCGTCATCCATGCTCTGGATTTCCAGCGATAGAGCATAATAATACCTCGTACCCATTCGTCAGCGATAAAGGCAATCCAGACACCGACGAGCCCTAGATCAAAATGAATGCCGAGGATATAAGCAATTGGTACGGCGACTCCCCACATCGACAGTATTCCTACGTAGGTTGGAAAGCGGATATCACCCGTAGCCCGTAATGAGCTGATGATAATCATATTAAAGGCTCTGCCTGGTTCAAGAATGATGGTTAGGAGGATCAGGATCCCACCGACTTCAAGTATACGTTCATTGGAGGAGAAAATACCTAGTAAACGATCAGAGAAGAGCGAGAAGATTACGGCCATAAGCGTAGAGATAATGATTCCAGAATATAGGCTTTGTAAGCATCTTTTATATGCAGCTTCATAATCTTTTGCCCCAATCATGTACCCAACTAGAATTTGTGTACCTTGGCTAACGGCTAAGCTGAATAATAGAATAAGCATCATCAGATTTTGAGCATAGACCTTTGTGGTTAAAGCTTCGGTCCCAATCATTGTAATGAAGACTGTAATAACCATTTGCGACGTATTGTAAGAAAGTTGCTCACCAGCTGTAGGAACCCCAATATGAAGCAGATTTTTAAGATGGTGTACCGGAAGCTTAAAGAGCTCTTTTAAGTTAAGGGTAAAGTGAACACGCTTCTTTAAAATATAGAGGATGACAAAAAGGCCGATGATCCTTGAAACAACTGTGGATATAGCAACCCCTTGAACACCTAGTACCGGAAATCCGAATGGACCAAAAATAAAGAAATAGTTCCCGATAATGTTAAGCAGGTTCATGCCGATTGTTAAATACATAGTGTCTTTTGTATAGCCATAGCTTTTAAGAATAGCTCCTGATGTCATGATTAATGCTTGCACAAAGGAAAAGCCTCCAACAAGCTGTAAATAAATCGTAGCATCCGGCATTAGTTCTGGTGGTAAGTTCATCAATTGTAGGATGTCTTCACTTGCGATGACAATGACAACACTAATCAGAATACTAAATAATAGATTGGCAGAAAGAGAAACCGTTGATACCTCTTTGGCATCTTTATAATTAGTACCACCTATATATTGAGCAACAAGTATAGTTGTACCTGTTGCAATAAATCCAAACATGACGATTAATAGAAATAAAATTTGGTTGGAAACTCCAACAGCAGCTACTGAGTTATCAGAGTATTGACTAAGCATCAATGTATCAGCATTTCCCATTAACATATGCAGAAGAGTCTCAATGAAAATTGGCCATGTTAGTGCAAATAATGTGATTTTACGACCTTGTCTTTCAAATGCCATTTTGTTCAACTCCTTTACATTGCTTTGATAATACTTAATAAGTTTACAAACATTGCAGTATAATAGAAAGAGAGAATAGCGATATATTTTGGATAAATACGACCTAAAGGAGAATTTGTGATGTCTCATATTGAGTTTTTTGCACCGCCTTCTCCCACTTTTATTCAGGGGGGAATTGCTATTTTTGAAGAAGGCAAAAAGCATTTTCGAAGAGTTTTTACTGTATTTGATTTGATTTATGTAAAATCTGGTGAATTATTTATAACAGAAGATGAAATTCCTTACATAGTAAGAAAAGGACAATATATTCTTTTAGTTCCTGGTTTTGAACATTATGGTCATAAAGGCAGCTCAATGAGGACAGAGTACTATTGGCTACATTTTGCCATTCCAACGCATTATGAGCTTGTGGACGAGGGGATTACGAATTGGGCGGATATTCACATTTCAAAGGGAGATCATGAGACACCACCAACTTATAAATTCTCTATACCTTGCTTAGGGGAAATTGAGAATACAAATTTTTTAGAAACGATTTTTCTTAATATTTTAAATGTGGATCATCAAACACCGGATTATCAGCTAAGACAGCAGCTGCACTTCCATGAATTTTTATTATATTTACAAAAGGAAGCATGCAAAATTCCAACAGCAGCTGAGAAGGTTGTGGACGGAGCTGTTAATTATATACAAGAGCATTATAAAGAAGAGGTGAAAATGGAGGACATCGCAGCTGCTCTTCACTTTCACCCGGATTATGTAACGCGTTGTATGCAAAAAATCGTCGGTGAAACTCCGAATATGTATTTAAACAAATACCGAATGAATCAAGCAAAAAAACTATTAGCAACAACTGATGATAAAATTGCCAACATAGCAAAAGAAGTAGGAATTGAGGACTCCACTTATTTTTCAAAGCTTTTCAAAAGGATGGAGGGAACCAGTCCAATTGAGTATCGAAAAATGATTCTTAGAAGGTAAAGAGGAAAAGGGAAACCTGATTTCCCTTTTCTACTCAATTAGCAATAGGGCAAACTCATTAGCATTGAGTGTTATTGATAACTCGTTTGAATGAGCGGCATATTCTTCTTCGTTCCAAAGATCATGAATGGTGCGATCCTTCAATTTAACGGGCAATGGAAGGGTTTGTATTTGTGATGAAAGATTTATGATGATCAAAACTAACTGCTTATTATTTTCTCTTTGATAACAAAGGACATTAGTTGATTCGTCAGCCATTAATATCGAGAATGCTCCGTCATTTGCAAGGACAGGATAAGAGTTACGGAGCTTGATGAGTTTCTTCATAAATGAAAGCATATCACTGTCTTGCTGATCATCATGCCATACCATACAGCCTCTGCATCCGGGATCTTGTTCACCAGATAGGCCGATTTCATCACCGTAGTAAATAGACGGAGAACCATAAAAGCTAAATTGAAAAACGCTTAATAATTTGACTCGTTGTTTGTTCATTCTAGCAAGATTTAAAATTCGCGGAGTATCATGACTTCCGACCATATTAAAGGAGAATGGATAAACAGGTTGTGGATATTGATGTAAATACCTTTGTAGTTCGTCTGAAAATTGCTTTGCATTTAGATCATCAAAGGCAAAAAAACGATGCAATAAATTTGAGAGCGGATAGTTCATTACAGCATCAAACATATCTCCTTCAAGCCATGGCATCGCATCATGCCAAACCTCTCCAACAAGATAAACGTCTTTATTGATTGACTTTATCGCCTGGCGAAACTCTCTCCAAAACTGATGATCAATTTCGTTTGCAACATCTAATCTCCATCCGTCAATATGACATTCTTTTATCCAATACTGACCAACTTCTATTAGATATTTTTTCACATCCGGGTGCTGTGTGTTTAATTTTGGCATCGACCTTTCA includes:
- a CDS encoding helix-turn-helix transcriptional regulator, whose product is MSHIEFFAPPSPTFIQGGIAIFEEGKKHFRRVFTVFDLIYVKSGELFITEDEIPYIVRKGQYILLVPGFEHYGHKGSSMRTEYYWLHFAIPTHYELVDEGITNWADIHISKGDHETPPTYKFSIPCLGEIENTNFLETIFLNILNVDHQTPDYQLRQQLHFHEFLLYLQKEACKIPTAAEKVVDGAVNYIQEHYKEEVKMEDIAAALHFHPDYVTRCMQKIVGETPNMYLNKYRMNQAKKLLATTDDKIANIAKEVGIEDSTYFSKLFKRMEGTSPIEYRKMILRR
- a CDS encoding MATE family efflux transporter, with product MAFERQGRKITLFALTWPIFIETLLHMLMGNADTLMLSQYSDNSVAAVGVSNQILFLLIVMFGFIATGTTILVAQYIGGTNYKDAKEVSTVSLSANLLFSILISVVIVIASEDILQLMNLPPELMPDATIYLQLVGGFSFVQALIMTSGAILKSYGYTKDTMYLTIGMNLLNIIGNYFFIFGPFGFPVLGVQGVAISTVVSRIIGLFVILYILKKRVHFTLNLKELFKLPVHHLKNLLHIGVPTAGEQLSYNTSQMVITVFITMIGTEALTTKVYAQNLMMLILLFSLAVSQGTQILVGYMIGAKDYEAAYKRCLQSLYSGIIISTLMAVIFSLFSDRLLGIFSSNERILEVGGILILLTIILEPGRAFNMIIISSLRATGDIRFPTYVGILSMWGVAVPIAYILGIHFDLGLVGVWIAFIADEWVRGIIMLYRWKSRAWMTKRFSQHAAVS
- a CDS encoding alpha-glycosidase; amino-acid sequence: MQKEAIYHRSRDQFAYPNSDGTFHIQLRTKAQDISSVTVVYGDPFEFHENHWVHTTMEMSISGSDGLFDYWFIAISPPQQRLRYAFHIKSGDEELFFTEKGIYDTVHEDFSAYFCLPYYHQSDVFAAPDWVKNTVWYQIFPDRFANGNVHNDPKGTLPWNSTEPTPTTLFGGDLEGVIEHLDYLVELGITGIYFTPIFKAHSNHKYDTIDYFEIDPQFGDKKTLKKLVTSCHDKGIKVMLDAVFNHCGKNFPPFQDVLQNGQNSSYKDWFHVSIKESGEILYETFSFERSMPKLNTQHPDVKKYLIEVGQYWIKECHIDGWRLDVANEIDHQFWREFRQAIKSINKDVYLVGEVWHDAMPWLEGDMFDAVMNYPLSNLLHRFFAFDDLNAKQFSDELQRYLHQYPQPVYPFSFNMVGSHDTPRILNLARMNKQRVKLLSVFQFSFYGSPSIYYGDEIGLSGEQDPGCRGCMVWHDDQQDSDMLSFMKKLIKLRNSYPVLANDGAFSILMADESTNVLCYQRENNKQLVLIIINLSSQIQTLPLPVKLKDRTIHDLWNEEEYAAHSNELSITLNANEFALLLIE
- the asnB gene encoding asparagine synthase (glutamine-hydrolyzing) codes for the protein MCGITGWVNFKGNIRTEQETVKKMAETLAKRGPDDTNIWGEDHVQFGHKRLVVVDPAGGIQPMTRTKEGNSYTICYNGELYNTEDIRKELLSRGYTFKGHSDTEVLLQSYIEWEEECVHRLNGIFAFAVWDSKKEKLFIGRDRLGVKPLFYKEENGSILFASELKAILAHPSVSAKLDKSGLSEIFGVGPSRTPGVGVFKGIDELRPAHALVYTKNGLKKWRYWDVESKPHEDSVEETADKVRFLFTDAVKRQLVSDVPLCTFLSGGVDSSAITAVAAEHYKKEGKGQLHTYSIDYEDNEKFFKANEFQPNSDGPWIKKMSEAFNTNHHRCVISQQELVDHLIEATSVRDLPGMADVDSSLLWFCREIKKDFVVGLSGECADEIFGGYPWFHRPEDLANSAFPWMRSTDERVSLLKPEWQDKLNLNEYVQARYQETVNETPLLEGESEVEAQRRQLFYLNMHWFMTNLLDRKDRMSMGASLEVRVPFADHRLVEYVWNIPWEVKMHGDREKGILRKALEGLLPNEVLYRKKSPYPKTHNPEYTRLVTNWLKSLVSQKDSILHELLNKQKLNDIIETEGKAFQVPWFGQLMSGPQLLAHLAQIHVWFDSYSIDIDER
- a CDS encoding histidine kinase N-terminal 7TM domain-containing diguanylate cyclase; protein product: MNQELVMYILISVLGGSISIFLCGYGLVKIKDAPGGRYYVLATFMCAVFAFGYAFELASTTLEQMKIWLRVEYLALPFIPVFILLMCFDYVGKKLKQWAYILLFGIPILTITMHYTNEFHHIYYTSMDVRTDTPFPVLQLEGGPWFYIHSIFLYVCIVISVGILLMQFRKVTHKFRLQTSLMIAGLLVPVMGSVFYITDTSPSNIDLGPVSMSITFILHGFALLSFQMFNLVPIARETVFESIEEGVIVLNQHDVIVDYNSAIVPVLPSFGPHAIGKAVRDVLNDHPLLLDLIFEKQEGDYQLKIGDVTNYFYIKFSPVKTKQSALIGKIITLVNVTERVNMEKKLKELASIDGLTKIYNRTYFLDKASAMIKDLSVSGGYLSIIMFDIDHFKMINDLYGHDAGDHVLIDVAALTKEYLRNQDLFARYGGEEFIICMPDTTGLEAYELVDNLRKKVSESFTTASNNKIHITSSYGISTILLNSEKGNLTIQELMRQADQALYAAKRHGRNCVQVYEMEGQYV